In Archaeoglobaceae archaeon, a single window of DNA contains:
- a CDS encoding secretion system protein E, translated as TSKALEEIRKHRGWSVKELSEELLRRRKVLEFMVSHNIRDFRSVSNVIHTYQISPERAMKLLDIQEL; from the coding sequence ACTTCCAAAGCTCTGGAAGAGATAAGGAAGCACAGAGGCTGGAGCGTGAAGGAGCTGAGTGAAGAACTGCTCCGCCGTAGGAAAGTGCTGGAGTTCATGGTGAGTCATAATATAAGGGATTTTAGAAGTGTATCCAATGTCATTCACACCTACCAGATTAGCCCAGAAAGAGCAATGAAACTGCTCGATATTCAGGAGCTTTGA